The Candidatus Krumholzibacteriia bacterium genome includes the window GCCGAGCGCCGGGACCAGGTTTCCCTCGGCCAGCGCCTTGTCACGGACATCGCGATTGTAGACGAGGATGTCCGACACGAGAGCACGCGCCAGACGGCGGGCCTTCTTGCGCGCCGGATCCTCCTCGGCCGTGTTCTTCGCCGGAGACTCCGGCTCGGCCTTCGGAGCCTCGGGTGTCGTCTCGGCCCGCGGGGGCTCGGCCACGGCCACGCTCGCGTCCTCGGCCTCGGACTCGGGTCGCGGGCCCACCGGGGTCACCGCGGGAGACGGCCGCTCGATCTCGAGGTCCAGGGAATTCGGATCGGCGGACCCGGAAGCCCCCGACTCCATGGCCGGCTCGGCGACCGGCGCGGGCGCGGGTTCCGGTGACGGCTGCGGCTGCGGTGCCGGTGGCGGCGTCGCGGCGACGCTCGGTGCGACGTCGACGTCCGGCATCGGGGCGAGCGTGCCGTCGATGGGAAAGACGTACCGGCACTTCTGGCAACGGACACGGATCCGCGCGCGCGGCACGCGTTCGGGGTCGAGCTGATAGCGGGTGCTGCAATCCGGGCACTGAACGATCATGGCGCGCGCTGCCTCCAGGGATCTCGACGTCGATGGTTCCGCTCGAGCGAGGGACGATGGCCGTCCGGACTCCGGGCTGGTGACGCGACCGCACCCGGAGTTTCCGATTCCTCCCCGAGGGGTGCAAGCTTCACGCCACGAGCCCCGGATCGACCGGGTTCACACGTTGGCCAGATCGTCGGCGACCTCGTTCTTCTCGTCCTCGTCCCAAAAGCTGAGCATGACGAGGGCGTCCTTGTACTCGGCGTGGACCGCCGCCAGGGCGTCGGGCAGGTGGTGCGGCCCGATCCCCGTCATCTCGATCGCCTCGGGTCGGAGCGCGGGCACACAACCGTTCCCGCTGCTGCCGAGGTGCATTCCGTTCGCCACGGCGTCGGCGATGTGGACCGTCGCGGCGTAGCGGGGGTGCTTGTCGGCCAGGCGCGGATCGTGGTGCCACGCGATGGTCTCGACCAGGCGCTCCGGCAGTCCCCAGCGCTTGGCGAGCATGCGACCCGCCCGCGCGTGGGTGAAGTTCATGACCTTCTGCTCGGCCTCGAACATGGTGATCCGCTTCTCGTGGGCGAGCGACAGCACCTCGTACAGCTCCACGTGGAAGTGCTCCATCCACACGATCTTGCCGATGTCGTGGATCAGACCTGCCACGAAGTACTCCTCGGCCTCGTCCCCGTAGCCCAGGGTCTTCGCCAGGGCACTCGTGGTGACGGCGGTACCCAGACTGTGCCGCCAGAACTCGGCGGTGGTCCAGTTCTCGAGCTGGTGGTCGTGGAACAGGTCCATGACGGTGGTCGCGAGCACCAGGTCCTTCACGGCCTGCATGCCCACCAGACTCACGGCGCGGTTGATGGTCTCGACCTTCTCGGGGAAGCCGTAGTGCGCCGAGTTGACCAGACGCAGGAGCTTGGTGGTGATCACCTGATCCTCGCTCACGACCGCGGCGACGTCGGAGGCCGAGGTGTACGGATTGCGCAGCAGGTCGCTGACACGCTTGTAGACCAGCGGCAGGGTCGGGAGGTCGTGGATCCGCTTGACGATCTTGTCGACCTGATCACGCATCGGCCGCCCCCCCAGTCCGGCTCGACACGACCCAGCGGAAGACCTCTGACAGGATCGGGTCCTTGCGGGCCTCGCCGAACCACCGGCCCTCCTCGAGCACGATCCGCTTCAGCTCGTCGGGATCGAGCGTTCCCGGGGTCGGCGTCGTGGGCGGACCGTCCTCGTCCACCACGGTCACGAGCAGTACACCCCGCTGGCGCAGCATCTCGAGGTGCTGCTCGCCCAGTTCCGTGCCGGCGACCAGCAGCATTTGCCCCTCGCCGTGTACCACGGGTTCCGCGAGGACGTCGCCGACCCTGGCTCGGCCGGTGGGAATCTTCTTCGCCATGTCGAATCTCCTGCCGGGTCCGCGTACCGCTCATGGATTCCGGCGGCACGTGATCTCGTGCCGGGGCTTCGGCCTGCCGGAGCCTCCCCTTGAGGGAATTCCCCGCGCCGACACGGCACCACGGAACGGTTCAGCCGGCGGCGCTCCACACCGGGTTGCGATTGCCCATCTCCTGCAACCACGAGGCCAGATCGCGGTGTCGGGGCGCGGTGAGCTCGGGATCGTCGTCGAGAACGCGGTCGGCGAGTTCGCGCGCGCGCTCCACGAGCGCGGAGTCACGCAGGGGATTCAGGAGTCGGAAGAGCACGTCGCCGTGCTGCCGGATCCCGTGCAGATCGCCCATACCCCGCTCGCCCAGGTCGAGCTCGCTCACCTCGAAACCGTTGCGGCTGGCCGCGAGCCGCTCGAGACGCTGACTGCCCTGCGGACCGGCGTCGACACTGGGGACCAGCACGCACCGGCTCCGCGCCCGGCCCCGCCCTACCCGGCCACGTAGCTGGTGCAACTGGGCGAGCCCGAAGCGCTCGGCATGGTGGATCACCATCAGGCTGGCCTGCGGGACGTCGATCCCCACCTCGATCACCGTGGTCGCCACCAGGGCGTCGAGCTCGCGGCGTGCGAACAGATCGGCCACGTGCTCCTTCTCGTCGGGCTTCATGCGACCGTGCAGGATTCCGAGACGGACTCCCGCCAGAGGCCCTGCGGCGAGTTCCTCGAACGCCTGCTCGGCACTGGTCATGCCCAGCGCCTCGCTCTCCTCGACGAGCGGGAACACGAGGAAGCTCTGCTCCCCCCGCGCAGCGCGGTCCCTCACGTCGGCATAGACGCGGTCGAGCCCGCGGACGTCGACGACCTCCGACTCCACTGGAGTGCGGCCCGGCGGGATCTCGTCGATCACCGAGAGGTCGAGGTCTCCGTACACCGTGAGCGCGAGGCTGCGCGGGATCGGCGTGGCCGACATGACCAGCACGTGCGCCCCGGCCTGGGCCAGGGCCGCGCGCTGGAGGACTCCGAAGCGGTGCTGTTCGTCGACGATGGCCAAGCCCAGACGAGCGAAACCGACATCGTCCTGGATCAGCGCGTGCGTTCCGAAGACGCACTGGATGCTTCCGTCGGCGAGTCCCTGCTGGATCCGGCGCCGCTCGGATGCCGGCGTGCTGCCGGTCAACACCTCGGCGCGGACCCCGATCGCCTCGAGCAGCGGGATCTGACGCTTTCCGTGCTGCCGCGCGAGGACCTCGGTCGGTGCCATGAACGCGGCCTGCCCGCCGGCTTCGACGGCGAACAGCATCGCGACCACCGCGACCACCGTCTTGCCGCTCCCGACGTCGCCCTGCAGCAGGCGATGCATCGCGGTGTCCGAGCGCAGGTCACGCGCGATCGCGGCCAGGACACGGCGCTGGGCACCCGTCAGGTCGAAGCCCAGATCCTTCACGTAGCGAGTCGAGAGTCCGGTGTGCTCGTCGAGGACCACGGCCGCCCGCCGCCGCAGCAGCCGTCCACGGCGGATCCCCACGGCCAGTTGCAGGGCGAAGGCCTCGTCGAAGGCAAGGCGCAGACGGGCGGGCTCCACGTCGTCGATCGAGTCGGGCAGATGCAGCTGCGCCAGGGCACGGGCGCGTTCGAGCAGGCCGAGTTCGTCGCGCCACCCCGGTGGCAATGGGTCACGAACGTCGGGCAGCAGGCCTTCGAGGGCAGCCCGGACCAACTTGCGTACGGTACCCTGCCGGAGCCCCGCGGTCAGAGGATAGCGCGCCTGCGGCCTCGGGTCGGTCAGGTCGCCGTCGAGACGGTCCTCCTGCGGCGATTCGGTCTCGGGGTTGACCATCTGCAGGCGTCCGCCCCACGCCGTGATCTCGCCCGCCACCACCAGTTCGCGCCCGATGCGCAGCCGATCGGCCATGTAAGGGGCGTTGAACCAGGTCAGGCGCAGGCGAGCCGACCCGTCTCCCACGACGGCCACGACCATCGAACGCCCACGCCGCGTGCGGCGGTTCTGCACGTCGAGCAACCGCCCCCGGGTCACCACGCGTTCGTGCTCGCGAACCTCCGCCAGCGGCTTCTCGACACCGCGGTGGCGGTAGTCGCTCGGATAGTGGTGCACGAGATCGAGCGCGGTCTCGATCCCGAGACGCCGCAACAGACGTGCGCGGTTGGGGCCGACCCCCTTCAGGTACTGGACGTCGGTCTCGGCGGTCAGCGCCGGTGCGGGACGGTTCACGCCTGCCTCCTCCGGCCGGCAGACTACTCGACGCGCATGAAGACGTGGTAGCCCCGATCGGTGGCGATCGGCTCCGTGAACTCTCCGACCGACAGCTTCCGCACGGGCTCGCGGAAGGCCTCCTGGATCGACCCGACCTCGATGAAGCCGACGTCGACCCCTGCGGTCTCGGCGATCTCGGACTCCTGGTGCGCGAGAACGTAGAAGTCCTCGCCGCGACGCAGGCGGACGATCAGCTCGCGCGCGCGCTCCTCGGTGCCGACCATGAGTTGCAGGAGATGGACCTTACCGGCGGCACGAGCGGCCTCCGAACGTTCCGCGCGCGTGCGCAGGGACTCGATCACCTCGGCGATCCGCTGCTTCTCCTGGGGATCCCGGACCCGCGCGCGGTAGGCCGAGTAGTGCCGGATGGCATCCTCGAAGGCATAGCGCGCTCCCGCGATCCGCCCCAGGTGGAGATGCGGCGAGGCCTGGCGCCGATCGAGCTGGACGGCCAGACGAAGATGCTGCTCGGCCTCGGTCACGGCGAACCGGTTCAACAGCAGGACGGCCAGGTTGGTGTGCGCGAGCGCCGACTCGGGGTCGAGGTCGAGGGCCCTTCGGTAGGCCTCCTCGGCCTCTTCCAGCCGCTCGCTCTGCGCCAGGACGTTGCCCAGGTTGTAGTGCAGGTCGGGGTCGTCGGGGGCGAACTCGATCGCGCGGCGGAAGGCCTGGATCGATTTGGCGCGCTCGCCGCGGAGGGAATGGATCGTCGCCAACCCTCCCCAGGCATCGGCGTTGGCTTCCACGGCGTTCGATGCACGGAAGGCCTGCACCGCGTCGTCCTGCCGCCCGGCCCCCAGGTGGGCCTTTCCGATCAGTGCCTGGCACATCGAGGCGTCGGCCCCCCTCGACTCGGCATCCCGGAACGACCGCAGCGCCTCGTCGAACTGCCCGCGGCTCAGCAACACGCGGCCCACGTCGACCCGGTAGTCGGGCCGGTCGGGCTCGATGCGGATCAACTCGCGCAGCAGACCCACCGCCTCGGCCCAGCGACCCAGGTCGAGAGCCATGGTGGCCATGGTGCGGAGCACCTCGGCGTCCTCCGGCGAGCGCTCCAGGGATTCGCGCAAGCTCTCCATCGCACCGTCGGCATCCCCCAGCGCGGCGCGGATCTGGGCCCGCATGAAGAAGGGATCGAGCGCATCGTCGGCGAGTTCCACGGAGCGCTCCGACGCATCGAGCGCCGCGTCGGCATTGCCCGACTGCAACTCGACCCACGCGATCCTCAGCCACAGACCCCAGTCGTCACCGTGCTGGGCGGAGAGCTCGCGGTACGCTTCGCGCGCCGCCTCGATCCGCCCCTCACGCAGCAGCTGATCCGCCTCGCTCGCCCACGGACGGTCCCGATCGAGCACCATGTCCGGAGACTGGGCCACGCCGAGAGCCGGCAGCAGCAGGAGGACCAGGACCGTCGATCGTACGACGGTATGCATCTTGCGAAACTCGTTGAAGTTCGTCGTCATCGCACTCGCATTCGCGCGAACCGGGAGTCGCCCATGGACACCGTGCACGATCGTCCCCTCGTACTCGTCGTGGAGGACGACCCCGACCTCCGGCGTATCCTCTGCCTGCAGCTGGCCAAGATCGGCTACGCCACCGTCGAGGCCGAGAACGGACGCGTCGGCTTCGATCGAGCGAAGAACGCCGCTCCCGACCTGATCCTGCTCGACCTCATGATGCCCGAGCTCGACGGTTTCCAGGTCCTGAAACGCATCAAGAGCCTGGACTCACTGACCGAGATCCCCGTGCTGATCCTGACGGCCAGCCACGACGATCACCATCGGCGCAAGAGCGTCTCGCACATGGCCAACGGCTTCATGACCAAGCCGTACACGTTGGACCAGCTGCGCGAAGAGATCGGTCGTCTGCTCGCTCCGGCCGAGAAGGCCTGACCGAGCTCGATCGCCTGGATCCAACACCTGACGGCACCGGACGTTCCCGCCGGGCTACGCGTCGGCCGGTCCGTCCGCCCACGAGGGCCACACCGGAATCGGGCCCAGCCAGCGCCGGGGATCCTGCAACCTCCACTGCAGATGGAGCTCCGTCAACGGCGCCCAACGGTCCCAGAGTGCATCGGCGGCGGCGGAATCGCCGAGCTGGCGGTGGGAGAAGAGCAGCTCGAGAGCCGTCTCCGCGGTGGTTTCGGCCGTCGCTCCGGCCTCGAGTGCCTCCACGGCGGCGCGCGTGTCTCCCCGGCTCCGGAGCAGCCGACCGGTCAGTGCCGCCGACCCCGGCACGTGACTCCCCATGGCCTCGATGTTGGCCAGACGGCGTAGAGCGACCTCGTGGTCGCCCCGCTCGGCGTGTGCCCGTGCGAGCTCCCAGAGGACCCCGGGATGCCGCGGATGGTCCGCGGTCGCGGCTTCGAGCACGTCGACGGCACGGGCGGGATCGCCCTGCGTCCGGAGGAGCCGCGCCCTGGCCAGTGCCGGCCCCGGCGAGGAACCGCCGGACGGACAGGCCTCGAGGGCACGGCGGGCGAGGTCGGGGTGTCCCGACGCCAGGCCCCAGGCGGCGGCGTCGAGGAGCAGCGGCACGGCGTCCGTGATCGCGACCAGCTCGCCGTACTGGCGCGTGGCCGCGAGCCCGTCGCCGGTGAGCGCGGTGAGTGCGGCGCGGAGGAAGCTGGCCTCGACCCCGGGCCGCTCGGATTCCCACACCGTCTCGAGACGGCGCCGGGCCTCGACGAGCTCCCCCGCGCGGAGCTCGCAGAGCGCGGCTCCGTAGCGAGCGGGCGATGGCGCGTGTCCCAGGTCGTGGGCCCGGGAGAAGTGCTCGGCGGCGCGCCGCACCTGCGATCGACGCAGATCCACGATCCCGGCGAGCACCCTCGCGTCCGCGAAGTCCGGGTTGCGCTCCAGAGCGGCATCGAGGTGGGCACCGGCCCCGTCCGAGTCCCCCTGCGCCGCCATGCAGGCGGCCATGCGCAGCCGGAGGTCCGGGTAGTGCGGGGTCTGCTCCAGAAGGGGCTCCAGCAGTTCCTGCGCCTGGGCCCAGAGGCCCTCGTGGAGGAGCGACTCGGCCCGCTCGACCCGTTGGCGCCGCTCGACCTGGCGCGCCCGATGCGCGCGCAGACCTTCCAGGGCCGTATCGGGTTCGTCGAAGAGACCGGTCAGGGGACTTCCCTGCTGGCTGGCCCGCTCCCGCCAGTCGCTGGCCAGCTCGCGAGCCATGGCCGCCTGCCCTCGACGCCCGAGTGCGATGACCCGCACGAGCGCCGCGTCGACCAGGCCGTCGTTGATCTCCAACGCACGCCGGGCGGCTTCCGCGGCCGCTACGTCGTCCTCGAGTTCGAGCAACGCCACGCTGCGCTGCAGGTGGAGGTCGGGATACGCGGGATGGTCGCGCAGGGCGGCGTCGACGTGCTCGAGCGCGCGGCCCGGTTTGCCTTCCTCCAGGCACGTCCGTCCGAGGCGCGCGTGCGCCTCACCGCGGTAGAAGCGCGCGAGCGTGACGTCGGGATCGGCGTCGTCTCCGCCGACGACGGCCTCGTCGAAGCAACGGATGGCCTCCACCAGTCGCCCGGCATTGAAGTGATCGATGCCCACTCCGTACCGATCCCGCGCCCGGCTGCCGAAGAGCCGCCGAAGCATGGATCAGTCACGCAGACGGCGGAGGAAAGTCGGCAGATCGAGATCGTCGCGGTTCGGCAGTCGCCCGCCCTGACCCTCGCTCTCGCCCTCTCCGTTCGATCCGCCTTCGGTGCTCCGGCGGGACTGTCCCCGATCGCCGAAGGCGCGTGGTGCCGGGGTCTCGGAGGGATCCAGCAGGCGGCGGATACCCTCCTCGCGACGAGCCCTCTCGGCATCGGCGGCGTCTCGGCGGGTCTCCCCCTTCGGTTCCGGGGTATCTCCGTCGGCGGCTTCCATGGCCCGCAACGGTGTACGATCGGGTTCGGAGCGCGGTGCGTCGACGGGTGTCGGCTCGGGCGATTCGGCGAAGGTCTCTTCCCGCGGGGCTGGCCGCGGGGCCGGCCGAGGCTCCCGACGGGGGCTCGCACCGAAGGACGCCGCGGCCGCTCGGGGTTCGGAGTCTTCCCGTCGCGCGGTGGCGCCGCGGGTCGAACGCTCGGCGGTGATGCCGCGCGGCTGCTCGGCCATGTTGCCGAAACCGGTGGCGATGACGGTGACGCGCAGGTCGTCCTCGGCGTCGCCGTCGATCACCGCACCAAAGATCATGTTCGCGTCGGCACCGACGGCCTCCTGCACGATGTTCGTGACCTCACTCACCTCGTGCAGGCTCATGTCGTGCCCGCCGGTGATGTTCACCAGCACGCCCTGCGCTCCGCGGACGTCGACGTCCTCGAGCAGAGGACTGCTGATGGCCGCACTCGCGGCCTCCACCGCTCTGCTCTCGCCCCGCGCGTGGCCACTGCCCATGATCGCGTCGCCCATGCCCGCCATGATGCTGCGGACGTCGGCGAAGTCGAGGTTCACCAGCCCCGGCACTGTGATCAGGTCACTGATGCCCTTCGTGGCCTGATACAGGACGTTGTCGGCGACACGGAAGGCTTCGAGCAGGGGTGTTCCCGCCGGGACCACCTTCAGCAGGCGGTCGTTGGGGATCACGATGATCGTGTCGACCTCTTCGCGCAGTTCCTCGAGCCCGTCCGTCGCCTGCCCCCCGCGCTTGCGGCCCTCGAAGGTGAAGGGCAGGGTGACGATGCCCACCACCAGCGCGCCCAGCTCACGAGCCACGCGCGCGACCGACGGAGCGGCACCGGTTCCGGTGCCTCCGCCCATGCCGGCCGTGACGAAGACCATGTCCGAGCCGTTGAGGGCCTCGGCGACCTGCGAGGAGTCCTCCTCCATGGCCCGCGAGCCCACGCGGGGGTCGCCACCACTCCCGAGGCCACGCGTGACCTGCGTCCCGATCTGGATGCGCGTGGTCGCCGCGCTCTCCTGAAGGGCCTGGGCATCGGTGTTGACCGCGATGAACTCGACCCCGGTCAGTCCCGAGTCGACCATGCCGTTCACGGCGTTGCCACCCGCGCCGCCGACGCCGGCGACCCGGATCCGGGCCTGCCCGGAGAATTCCTCTTCGAACTGCAGCTTCATGTGAGCTCCTTCGTCCTCGGGCGATGACGCGTCCGGATGCGTGGGGATGCTTCAGACGAGATGACTGATCCACCCCTGGACGGCGCCCCAGAAGCCGCCGGATCCGGACGTCTCGACCGTCTCACGCCGGGGGCCTCCCGCCGCCACGAATCGGGCGGCGCCGAAGGCCTGGGCCCAGCTGTCGGGCTCGACATCGGTGTCGTCGGGCGTGGACCGGCGGCACTCGGTGCGCGTGCCGAACACCTGTTCGGCCAGGGCGTCGGAGCCACGGAGTCGGGAGCCGCCCCCCGTGAGGACGATCCCGGATGCCAACGCCGGTCTCGTTATACCCCACTGGAGTCCCTGTGCAACAAGTTCCATGAGCTCCTGCTGGCGGGCCTCGCAGATCGCCGCGAGCCGCGCCACGACCTCGTCGGGCGGATTCGTACCGTCGTCCGCGGTCGAGCCGACCCCGACCGTACGCAGAGCCGTCCCCCAGCGCCGCTTGAGACGCTCCGCCATGCGCTCGTCGACCTCGAGACCCCACGCCACGTCGCGCGTCACGTGGTTGCCACCCACCGGCACCGCACCGCTCCGCCGCAGGCGGCCTCGGCAGTAGAGCGCGAAGTGGGTGGTCTCGGCCCCGATGTCGATGGCGAGACACCCTCCGTTCCGTTCGTCCTCACTGACGAGGTAATCGCCGCTGGCGCAAGCCGCGAAGACGTGACCCGCGATGTCGGCGTCCGCGCGTTCCACGGCCTGCTGCACGGATCCGAGACGTGATTGTTCCGCCGTGATCACGTGTGCCTCCAACGCGACCCGCGTGCCCACCATGCCCACCGGGTTCTCGATGCCGGTCCGATCGTCGACGGCGTAACCCACCGGCAGGCAGTGCAGGATCATGCGGTCGAAGGGGACGTCCATCGAACGTACCTGCTCGAGCAGCGAATGGAGATGCTGGGAACGGACCTTCGCGCCCGTCGACCCCAGGGCCACCGATCCCCGGCTGTCGAGACTGTGCACGTGCTCCCCGCCCACGGTCAGGTGCACGGGCTGGGGATCCACGTCGGCGCGCGTCCACACCTCGTGCAACAACTCGCGCACGGCGGTCGCCGTGGCGGGCAGGTCGACGACCTCTCCACGGCGCGTGCCCATCGCGGGACGGGACGCCCACCCCATCGGCGTGACCTCGCCGGAGACGTCGGCGACCACGGCACGGAAGCGCGAGGCTCCGAGGTCGAGCGTCGTGACGGTGTCGGGGTCGGATTCGTACATGCGCTCAACCTCCGGCGGGAGGGTCGTCCCGGCTTCGATCGGCCGCGGGGCGGTCCGCGGCGCGGGTGAGAACGGCCTGGCGCTCGAAGCGCAGGTCCAGACGATCGCCGGGCGAGGGGTCGAGATGGTCCCAGGCAACGGCGGCCACGCGCAGTTGCTCGGCCGTACCCTGCGGGCCCAACCAGACCTCGATGGCGTCGTTCGTGCGCAGTGCGATGCCGTCCCGCGGCCCCAGGGCGATGCTCGCGAGTCCGGCGTCGAAGGGCCAGCCGCCCTCGCGCACGGCGGACAGGAGACGACCGAGGCGCTGACGCGCGGCGTCGCGCACGACACCGTTCGCGCCGACCAATCCCTCGACCCGCGGCATTCCGTGAACGATCACCGACGAAGGGAGTGGCGCCACCCGGCCTTCGGCATCCACACCCCATCGCGCCCCGTCGACATCGGTCCAGGCCACGGGCGAGGACTCCTCGACGCGCAGCGTGATGCCGGCCGGCAGACGGCGCACGACGTCGACCACGCGGACCCAGGCCAGGGCTTCCGCGTCGGCTCGCACGTCCTCGGCACCCGGATCGATCCATCGGCGGCCCTCGAGCTCGGCGGCGACGGCTTCGACGGCGTCCCGGTCCGCGATGGCCACACCAGTCACGTCGACCTCGAGCACCCGCTGATTCCACAGACCCAGGCCGAAGACGACGATCGACGTCACGAGGGCCAGACGTGCGAGCCGCACCGTCCACCCGTCACGACGTCGGTGCTCGCGGCGCGCGCGCAACGGCGCACCATCGGTGCCGACGAGCTTCGTGCGCGGCTTCGCCCGCGCGTTGCGAAGACGATTGCGGTGCATCAGTCGATCCACGCGGTGAACACGGGTCATGCGTCCGTTCCTTCCGCTCGGTCCCGGCGCAGTCGCTGCAGGAGCGGGTCGGCGAGGCGTGCAATGTCCCCGGCTCCCTGCGTGAGCCACAGATCCCCGGGGCGCGCTTCCTCGCACGCCCAGTCACATGCGTCGTCCACGCCGACCAGGGAGCGTGTGCGCACGCCGTGATCGTCGCGCAGGCGCGAGGTGATGAGGTCGCTGTCCACACCGACGATCGGTGTTTCGCTCGCAGGGTAGATCGGCAGCAGTCCCACGACGTCGGCCTGGGCGAGCACGTCGGCGAACTCGGCGTGGTGATCACGCGTGCGCGTGAAGCGATGCGGTTGGAACACCACGACGAGACGCCGGTCGGGGAAGTTGGAACGCAGGGCGCGAAGGGTGACCGAGAGTTCGGTGGGATGGTG containing:
- a CDS encoding zinc-ribbon domain-containing protein; the encoded protein is MIVQCPDCSTRYQLDPERVPRARIRVRCQKCRYVFPIDGTLAPMPDVDVAPSVAATPPPAPQPQPSPEPAPAPVAEPAMESGASGSADPNSLDLEIERPSPAVTPVGPRPESEAEDASVAVAEPPRAETTPEAPKAEPESPAKNTAEEDPARKKARRLARALVSDILVYNRDVRDKALAEGNLVPALGVEIKKSWELYKERVTPEVANSNNDFREALNEILADGQKIF
- a CDS encoding HDOD domain-containing protein; translation: MRDQVDKIVKRIHDLPTLPLVYKRVSDLLRNPYTSASDVAAVVSEDQVITTKLLRLVNSAHYGFPEKVETINRAVSLVGMQAVKDLVLATTVMDLFHDHQLENWTTAEFWRHSLGTAVTTSALAKTLGYGDEAEEYFVAGLIHDIGKIVWMEHFHVELYEVLSLAHEKRITMFEAEQKVMNFTHARAGRMLAKRWGLPERLVETIAWHHDPRLADKHPRYAATVHIADAVANGMHLGSSGNGCVPALRPEAIEMTGIGPHHLPDALAAVHAEYKDALVMLSFWDEDEKNEVADDLANV
- the recG gene encoding ATP-dependent DNA helicase RecG; its protein translation is MNRPAPALTAETDVQYLKGVGPNRARLLRRLGIETALDLVHHYPSDYRHRGVEKPLAEVREHERVVTRGRLLDVQNRRTRRGRSMVVAVVGDGSARLRLTWFNAPYMADRLRIGRELVVAGEITAWGGRLQMVNPETESPQEDRLDGDLTDPRPQARYPLTAGLRQGTVRKLVRAALEGLLPDVRDPLPPGWRDELGLLERARALAQLHLPDSIDDVEPARLRLAFDEAFALQLAVGIRRGRLLRRRAAVVLDEHTGLSTRYVKDLGFDLTGAQRRVLAAIARDLRSDTAMHRLLQGDVGSGKTVVAVVAMLFAVEAGGQAAFMAPTEVLARQHGKRQIPLLEAIGVRAEVLTGSTPASERRRIQQGLADGSIQCVFGTHALIQDDVGFARLGLAIVDEQHRFGVLQRAALAQAGAHVLVMSATPIPRSLALTVYGDLDLSVIDEIPPGRTPVESEVVDVRGLDRVYADVRDRAARGEQSFLVFPLVEESEALGMTSAEQAFEELAAGPLAGVRLGILHGRMKPDEKEHVADLFARRELDALVATTVIEVGIDVPQASLMVIHHAERFGLAQLHQLRGRVGRGRARSRCVLVPSVDAGPQGSQRLERLAASRNGFEVSELDLGERGMGDLHGIRQHGDVLFRLLNPLRDSALVERARELADRVLDDDPELTAPRHRDLASWLQEMGNRNPVWSAAG
- a CDS encoding tetratricopeptide repeat protein yields the protein MHTVVRSTVLVLLLLPALGVAQSPDMVLDRDRPWASEADQLLREGRIEAAREAYRELSAQHGDDWGLWLRIAWVELQSGNADAALDASERSVELADDALDPFFMRAQIRAALGDADGAMESLRESLERSPEDAEVLRTMATMALDLGRWAEAVGLLRELIRIEPDRPDYRVDVGRVLLSRGQFDEALRSFRDAESRGADASMCQALIGKAHLGAGRQDDAVQAFRASNAVEANADAWGGLATIHSLRGERAKSIQAFRRAIEFAPDDPDLHYNLGNVLAQSERLEEAEEAYRRALDLDPESALAHTNLAVLLLNRFAVTEAEQHLRLAVQLDRRQASPHLHLGRIAGARYAFEDAIRHYSAYRARVRDPQEKQRIAEVIESLRTRAERSEAARAAGKVHLLQLMVGTEERARELIVRLRRGEDFYVLAHQESEIAETAGVDVGFIEVGSIQEAFREPVRKLSVGEFTEPIATDRGYHVFMRVE
- a CDS encoding response regulator — protein: MDTVHDRPLVLVVEDDPDLRRILCLQLAKIGYATVEAENGRVGFDRAKNAAPDLILLDLMMPELDGFQVLKRIKSLDSLTEIPVLILTASHDDHHRRKSVSHMANGFMTKPYTLDQLREEIGRLLAPAEKA
- a CDS encoding tetratricopeptide repeat protein, with protein sequence MLRRLFGSRARDRYGVGIDHFNAGRLVEAIRCFDEAVVGGDDADPDVTLARFYRGEAHARLGRTCLEEGKPGRALEHVDAALRDHPAYPDLHLQRSVALLELEDDVAAAEAARRALEINDGLVDAALVRVIALGRRGQAAMARELASDWRERASQQGSPLTGLFDEPDTALEGLRAHRARQVERRQRVERAESLLHEGLWAQAQELLEPLLEQTPHYPDLRLRMAACMAAQGDSDGAGAHLDAALERNPDFADARVLAGIVDLRRSQVRRAAEHFSRAHDLGHAPSPARYGAALCELRAGELVEARRRLETVWESERPGVEASFLRAALTALTGDGLAATRQYGELVAITDAVPLLLDAAAWGLASGHPDLARRALEACPSGGSSPGPALARARLLRTQGDPARAVDVLEAATADHPRHPGVLWELARAHAERGDHEVALRRLANIEAMGSHVPGSAALTGRLLRSRGDTRAAVEALEAGATAETTAETALELLFSHRQLGDSAAADALWDRWAPLTELHLQWRLQDPRRWLGPIPVWPSWADGPADA
- the ftsZ gene encoding cell division protein FtsZ, encoding MKLQFEEEFSGQARIRVAGVGGAGGNAVNGMVDSGLTGVEFIAVNTDAQALQESAATTRIQIGTQVTRGLGSGGDPRVGSRAMEEDSSQVAEALNGSDMVFVTAGMGGGTGTGAAPSVARVARELGALVVGIVTLPFTFEGRKRGGQATDGLEELREEVDTIIVIPNDRLLKVVPAGTPLLEAFRVADNVLYQATKGISDLITVPGLVNLDFADVRSIMAGMGDAIMGSGHARGESRAVEAASAAISSPLLEDVDVRGAQGVLVNITGGHDMSLHEVSEVTNIVQEAVGADANMIFGAVIDGDAEDDLRVTVIATGFGNMAEQPRGITAERSTRGATARREDSEPRAAAASFGASPRREPRPAPRPAPREETFAESPEPTPVDAPRSEPDRTPLRAMEAADGDTPEPKGETRRDAADAERARREEGIRRLLDPSETPAPRAFGDRGQSRRSTEGGSNGEGESEGQGGRLPNRDDLDLPTFLRRLRD
- the ftsA gene encoding cell division protein FtsA — protein: MYESDPDTVTTLDLGASRFRAVVADVSGEVTPMGWASRPAMGTRRGEVVDLPATATAVRELLHEVWTRADVDPQPVHLTVGGEHVHSLDSRGSVALGSTGAKVRSQHLHSLLEQVRSMDVPFDRMILHCLPVGYAVDDRTGIENPVGMVGTRVALEAHVITAEQSRLGSVQQAVERADADIAGHVFAACASGDYLVSEDERNGGCLAIDIGAETTHFALYCRGRLRRSGAVPVGGNHVTRDVAWGLEVDERMAERLKRRWGTALRTVGVGSTADDGTNPPDEVVARLAAICEARQQELMELVAQGLQWGITRPALASGIVLTGGGSRLRGSDALAEQVFGTRTECRRSTPDDTDVEPDSWAQAFGAARFVAAGGPRRETVETSGSGGFWGAVQGWISHLV
- a CDS encoding FtsQ-type POTRA domain-containing protein — protein: MTRVHRVDRLMHRNRLRNARAKPRTKLVGTDGAPLRARREHRRRDGWTVRLARLALVTSIVVFGLGLWNQRVLEVDVTGVAIADRDAVEAVAAELEGRRWIDPGAEDVRADAEALAWVRVVDVVRRLPAGITLRVEESSPVAWTDVDGARWGVDAEGRVAPLPSSVIVHGMPRVEGLVGANGVVRDAARQRLGRLLSAVREGGWPFDAGLASIALGPRDGIALRTNDAIEVWLGPQGTAEQLRVAAVAWDHLDPSPGDRLDLRFERQAVLTRAADRPAADRSRDDPPAGG